In Flavobacterium sp. 83, the genomic window CTTCCCATCTCTATAAATATTAAATTATTCCCAAGTTTCTTTGTTCTCTTTTTCCATAAACTCCTTAATCTTTTTCTCTTCCCAGTCCTTCGTTATAAAAGGCATGCATTTAAAAACCTTGAGACCGTGAAAAATAACCCCAATTCCCCACCACAGCAAAGGCCAGTAAAACCATAAATGATCCG contains:
- a CDS encoding 2TM domain-containing protein, whose amino-acid sequence is MENKHLNEERYYIAKKQVEDIKGFYSNLISYIVVNIGLIILNLKTSPDHLWFYWPLLWWGIGVIFHGLKVFKCMPFITKDWEEKKIKEFMEKENKETWE